Proteins encoded within one genomic window of Paludisphaera rhizosphaerae:
- a CDS encoding tetratricopeptide repeat protein — MTTRILLAGVLTCVAAASILPPATFGQATAGGSGAGASSGKGSEGSTGGDPTQIPAAVSSGWSWYRPYVITEATPNGLVSTLHGPNGQLIVPRPYGELPMSYGPRIAAPPPGFIRPVSTPKRVIRVSKADAERAETLVTFGERLFRTGNFKRAEERLEQALHLNPYVAAPRIRLMQIAVVREQYPLAASLLREAETAEPGWITTASDVQALYTEPAEFARHLAKLEAHLHQHPEDRDAWLVLGAQLFLSRRESKAADVFLRLDEPRRKPDIALAAFLDAARLRKERKIPPPPSPAPGVDPFQPPAP, encoded by the coding sequence ATGACCACGAGGATTCTGCTGGCCGGCGTATTAACTTGCGTGGCAGCCGCTTCCATTCTTCCCCCCGCGACGTTCGGTCAGGCGACGGCCGGCGGCTCAGGAGCCGGGGCGTCGAGCGGCAAAGGGAGCGAAGGTTCGACGGGCGGCGATCCCACCCAGATTCCAGCCGCCGTCTCATCCGGCTGGAGTTGGTATCGTCCTTATGTGATTACCGAGGCCACCCCCAACGGCCTCGTCTCCACGCTGCATGGCCCGAACGGCCAGTTGATCGTCCCTCGCCCGTACGGCGAACTGCCGATGTCGTACGGCCCCAGGATCGCGGCACCGCCTCCAGGCTTCATCCGTCCTGTCTCCACGCCGAAACGGGTGATTCGAGTTTCCAAGGCCGACGCTGAGCGAGCCGAGACCCTCGTCACGTTCGGTGAGCGTCTCTTCCGCACCGGCAACTTCAAACGGGCCGAGGAGCGGTTGGAGCAGGCGCTCCACCTGAATCCCTACGTCGCCGCGCCCCGGATTCGGCTGATGCAGATCGCGGTCGTCCGCGAACAATATCCGCTGGCCGCCTCATTGCTCCGAGAGGCCGAGACTGCGGAGCCCGGATGGATCACGACCGCGAGCGACGTGCAGGCGCTCTACACCGAGCCGGCCGAGTTCGCTCGGCATCTGGCCAAACTGGAGGCCCACCTGCACCAGCACCCGGAAGACCGCGACGCCTGGCTCGTCCTGGGCGCCCAGTTGTTTCTCTCACGGCGCGAGAGCAAGGCGGCCGACGTCTTCCTCCGGCTCGACGAACCACGACGCAAACCGGATATCGCCCTCGCGGCTTTCCTCGACGCCGCCCGGCTCCGCAAGGAGCGAAAGATCCCGCCGCCGCCCTCGCCCGCACCGGGGGTCGATCCTTTCCAGCCTCCGGCCCCCTGA
- a CDS encoding RNA polymerase sigma factor, whose product MPTPEERLTEIQTNWTTISSAHGAGPKSQQAMGELVGRYHDALTRYIHLKVRDRHLADEVLQEFWTKLLTGKLAGADKSKGRFRDYLRTVLHRLIIDHFRTRRLQSLPPGDLLDASQPDEDFDRVWREAVLNRVWSRLETYQATTPKNRYATVLQLRRDNPKASIDDIAERLAEIVGAPVTPEAFRKNLQRARAKFIELLVLELKETIHPTDNADVEAEINDLGLGRLYRRYTSGADA is encoded by the coding sequence ATGCCTACTCCCGAAGAACGGCTGACCGAGATCCAGACCAACTGGACGACCATCAGCAGCGCCCATGGCGCGGGCCCCAAGAGCCAGCAGGCCATGGGCGAACTCGTGGGCCGATATCACGACGCCCTCACACGGTACATCCACCTGAAGGTCCGCGACCGCCACCTGGCCGACGAGGTCCTCCAGGAATTCTGGACCAAGCTCCTCACCGGCAAGCTCGCCGGAGCCGACAAGTCCAAGGGACGATTCCGCGACTATCTGCGGACCGTTCTGCACCGCCTCATCATCGACCACTTCCGCACTCGCAGGCTCCAGTCCCTTCCGCCCGGCGACCTTCTGGACGCCTCTCAACCTGACGAGGACTTCGACCGCGTCTGGCGAGAGGCCGTGCTGAACCGGGTCTGGTCGCGGCTGGAAACCTACCAGGCCACCACTCCCAAGAACCGTTACGCCACCGTTTTGCAGCTTCGCCGCGACAACCCGAAGGCCTCGATCGACGACATCGCCGAGCGGCTCGCCGAGATCGTGGGCGCTCCGGTCACGCCGGAAGCCTTTCGCAAGAACCTCCAGCGCGCCCGCGCCAAATTCATCGAGCTGCTGGTCCTCGAACTCAAAGAGACCATCCATCCCACCGACAACGCCGACGTGGAAGCCGAGATCAACGACCTCGGCCTGGGGCGCCTCTACCGCCGATACACGTCCGGCGCAGACGCATAA
- a CDS encoding nitrilase-related carbon-nitrogen hydrolase, giving the protein MTQRYYAAACQTDLPCPRSRSEIPGRVDRLLAMIDHAVVGYAPFFDVRLVVFPEFAHAAPIYETADELRDKLALPIPNEHTDRYIAKARERNVFIQTGTFLEVDPRWPGSVFNTTCLIGPDGLLSRYRKVNPWLPWEIHASPHDLPGYDEPLFPVVETEIGRLGAAICYDWLFPEAIRALALAGAEVLIRVSAYMDPWGATPPMDWWTLFNRARAVENLAYVVAANQGASLANYPPFSWPGGSMIVDFDGRILAQADPGPGEKIVVGPVDIAALRAERERRRGHHMLSQLRTEAYTGLYSRPIHRPPGRD; this is encoded by the coding sequence GTGACCCAGCGCTACTACGCAGCCGCCTGTCAGACCGACCTTCCCTGCCCGCGCTCGCGATCCGAGATCCCCGGTCGAGTCGACCGGCTGCTCGCGATGATCGATCACGCGGTCGTCGGCTACGCTCCGTTCTTCGACGTCCGCCTGGTAGTCTTCCCCGAGTTCGCCCACGCCGCACCGATCTACGAGACGGCCGACGAGCTTCGCGACAAGCTCGCCCTGCCGATCCCCAACGAACACACCGACCGCTACATCGCCAAGGCCCGCGAGCGGAACGTCTTCATCCAGACGGGGACGTTCCTGGAAGTCGACCCACGCTGGCCGGGCTCCGTCTTCAACACGACGTGCCTGATCGGCCCCGATGGGTTGTTGAGCCGTTACCGGAAGGTGAACCCCTGGCTGCCGTGGGAAATCCACGCCAGTCCCCACGACCTGCCCGGCTACGACGAGCCGCTCTTCCCTGTCGTCGAAACCGAGATCGGCCGACTGGGCGCTGCGATCTGCTACGACTGGCTTTTTCCCGAGGCCATCCGGGCGCTCGCCCTGGCCGGCGCGGAGGTGCTCATCCGCGTCTCCGCCTACATGGACCCCTGGGGCGCGACACCTCCCATGGACTGGTGGACGCTGTTCAACCGGGCCCGCGCCGTGGAGAACCTGGCCTACGTCGTGGCGGCCAATCAGGGGGCGTCGCTGGCGAACTACCCGCCGTTCTCCTGGCCGGGCGGGAGCATGATCGTCGACTTCGACGGCCGGATCCTGGCTCAGGCCGACCCGGGACCGGGCGAAAAGATCGTCGTCGGTCCCGTCGACATCGCCGCTCTCCGCGCCGAGCGCGAACGCCGGCGCGGCCATCACATGCTTTCGCAGCTTCGGACCGAGGCCTATACTGGCCTCTATTCGCGGCCCATCCACCGTCCTCCGGGCCGAGATTGA
- a CDS encoding serine/threonine-protein kinase, translating to MADVEPSRLGPFRFQIGSYGVLHPLGSGGMSSVFYAVHVETGHEVALKVLPTAMARNPTILKRFVAEARSVESLQHPNIVQIFDRGSDDGRYYLVLEYVQGGDLHEYVQHQGPLPAVEAAGLIAQVARGLEYAASRGVIHRDVKPSNILRTPQGEVKIADLGLAVRPEEDDERVTREGTTVGTVDYMSPEQARDSRATSLQSDIYSLGCTLHYLLTGLPPYPGGDITEKLTKHARNPPPDVLAVRPDLPPALGTLLVRMMAKHPADRFASYSELLSALSSWLGNESSVSLVPIDDAPPAPRPAPRIASPQPPVPDSQSLPEISLSSLAPGFLHEAEPSVDSIPKRPTPTLAPTPRTPPRRTAEIGSTVSDDVWILRCVLIGAAVVASVIGLDLIFRPLPDVIPPHSTEPSRNKAVVERGGTPPQPVVESSPPIAQRPQPATAPPPVAKPAWEEPVDPPAESIAPKVYSAGVRSAYLPAWAQEPVPSEIPGPRTIIRRVSGTEEPGAIASLRQGLDVTKGVVELADVGPFMLDDLRIPGETRLVRSRPGYRAAVRIGSPRIDLVRNQPGVFALDGRTLILDSLDLMVNVRDLSTHQKALFHGSGFNLTLRNCTVTIFNPSRTPFAFVRADDAAGRSSRVRIEDSVIQGDVSPLFDLGRGAVEVAVVRSFLASDGSIVRTPDASPQAKHRFYTLGSALGGRGPLIDLAGGPKSDPDAQRLIVRAYDTLFARIAGSGVASLTVADSASASLDRQLDWLGAKNMYAGWVGYFSTGPERKIQVGTLAAFGSTWSAEEDSQSLIVEWPASESIAELAPTIVAPYSPGWDELIKRLPVPRPKSRERVLYGFAPPPEATIAPLAEPAPRGTVELTFDAEAAGTGGGDLGAFLRARVGKPEGRLRVRVTGSGPHPFTPVRLAAGSTVEIVVEPAPPDHPPLVFVPDASATPDALISMEGGTLSILGGRFRIDRPTSLESLIRVDDGSLALRRCEITAPQALDQPPPRLVDFRARTTRPRPPAPHSPIVGAGDRPACVISECVLITTGDAVRAAVGRGIVAVSRSAIGARGDVFTLEPAPVARARFDADLTIYHSTIATARTAVRVVDWPGEAPGPDRPWLVTSTHTAYVDLSPERSSRESVLCRADAEAFAQGQFFWRQRYDAIELAAFAAAGEAPPPNRIRDVAAQWADLWGDCNVDDVAGPHPGSASTSVRLQSRPRPGRLEPSDLTLDPEQHLGRGNESVGADPSVFVLDRRSGQPHRRR from the coding sequence ATGGCCGACGTCGAGCCGTCCAGACTCGGGCCCTTCCGTTTCCAGATCGGGAGTTACGGAGTTCTGCACCCGCTAGGATCGGGAGGCATGAGCTCCGTCTTCTACGCGGTCCACGTCGAGACTGGACACGAAGTCGCGCTGAAGGTTCTCCCGACGGCGATGGCCCGGAACCCGACGATCCTCAAGCGGTTCGTCGCCGAAGCCCGCAGCGTCGAATCGTTGCAGCACCCGAACATCGTCCAGATCTTCGACCGGGGGAGCGACGACGGGCGGTACTACCTGGTACTGGAATACGTCCAGGGGGGCGATCTTCACGAATACGTTCAGCACCAGGGCCCCCTGCCCGCCGTGGAGGCCGCCGGTCTGATCGCCCAGGTGGCGCGAGGACTGGAATACGCCGCCTCGCGGGGAGTGATTCACCGCGACGTCAAGCCGTCGAACATCCTCCGCACGCCGCAGGGCGAGGTGAAGATCGCCGACCTTGGACTGGCCGTCCGCCCCGAGGAAGACGACGAACGCGTCACCCGCGAGGGGACCACCGTCGGCACGGTCGACTACATGTCCCCCGAACAGGCGCGGGACAGCCGGGCCACCAGCCTCCAGAGCGACATCTACTCGCTTGGCTGCACCCTGCACTACCTGCTGACGGGTCTGCCCCCTTACCCGGGCGGCGACATCACCGAGAAGCTGACGAAGCACGCGCGGAATCCCCCGCCCGACGTCCTGGCCGTCCGGCCGGACCTCCCCCCCGCGTTGGGGACGCTCCTCGTCCGGATGATGGCGAAACATCCCGCGGATCGCTTCGCCAGTTACAGCGAGTTGCTGAGCGCCCTGAGTTCCTGGCTGGGAAACGAGTCGAGCGTCTCCCTGGTGCCGATCGACGATGCGCCTCCCGCTCCTCGCCCTGCTCCGCGAATCGCCTCCCCACAGCCGCCGGTGCCGGATTCGCAATCGCTGCCGGAGATTTCGCTGTCGTCGCTGGCGCCGGGGTTCCTGCACGAAGCCGAGCCATCGGTCGACTCGATCCCCAAACGCCCGACTCCGACACTGGCCCCAACGCCCCGGACGCCGCCGAGGCGGACGGCCGAGATCGGCTCCACGGTTTCCGACGACGTCTGGATCCTGCGATGCGTGCTGATCGGCGCGGCGGTCGTCGCCTCGGTGATCGGCCTCGATCTGATTTTTCGCCCGTTGCCCGACGTGATTCCCCCTCACTCCACGGAACCCTCGCGCAATAAGGCGGTCGTGGAACGTGGAGGGACGCCTCCCCAGCCGGTCGTCGAGTCAAGCCCGCCGATCGCCCAGCGCCCGCAGCCCGCGACCGCCCCGCCCCCCGTCGCTAAACCGGCGTGGGAGGAACCCGTCGACCCGCCGGCTGAGAGCATCGCCCCGAAGGTTTACTCCGCCGGCGTTCGCTCGGCTTACCTGCCGGCATGGGCTCAGGAGCCTGTCCCGTCCGAGATACCAGGCCCGCGGACGATCATCCGCCGCGTCTCCGGGACGGAGGAGCCCGGGGCGATCGCCTCGCTCCGGCAAGGACTCGACGTCACCAAGGGGGTCGTTGAACTGGCGGACGTCGGGCCGTTCATGCTCGACGACCTCCGGATCCCCGGGGAGACGCGGCTGGTCCGTTCGCGTCCCGGCTATCGCGCGGCGGTCCGAATTGGGTCGCCTCGGATCGACCTGGTCCGAAACCAACCTGGCGTCTTCGCTCTCGATGGTCGGACCCTGATCCTGGACTCGCTTGACCTGATGGTCAACGTCCGCGACCTGTCGACGCACCAGAAGGCCCTCTTCCACGGATCGGGCTTCAATCTGACGCTACGGAACTGCACGGTCACGATCTTCAATCCCTCGCGCACGCCGTTCGCGTTCGTCAGGGCCGACGACGCGGCGGGGCGGTCTTCGCGGGTGCGGATCGAGGACAGCGTCATTCAGGGCGACGTCTCTCCCCTGTTCGACCTCGGCCGGGGGGCCGTCGAGGTCGCCGTGGTGCGATCGTTCCTGGCGTCTGACGGGTCGATCGTGCGGACGCCCGATGCGTCTCCGCAGGCGAAGCACCGTTTCTACACGCTGGGGTCGGCGCTGGGGGGCCGGGGACCGCTCATCGATCTGGCCGGCGGACCGAAGAGCGATCCGGACGCGCAGCGGTTGATCGTCCGGGCCTATGATACGCTTTTCGCCCGCATCGCAGGGTCGGGCGTCGCGAGCTTGACCGTCGCCGATTCCGCCTCGGCTTCCCTCGACCGTCAGCTCGACTGGCTCGGCGCGAAGAACATGTACGCGGGATGGGTCGGGTACTTCTCGACAGGACCGGAGCGCAAGATCCAGGTCGGAACGCTGGCCGCGTTTGGTTCCACGTGGAGCGCGGAGGAGGATTCGCAATCTCTGATCGTGGAATGGCCGGCCTCCGAATCGATCGCCGAGCTTGCGCCCACGATCGTCGCACCGTATTCCCCCGGATGGGACGAGCTGATCAAGCGCCTCCCCGTTCCCCGGCCGAAGAGTCGCGAGCGCGTCCTCTACGGGTTCGCCCCTCCACCCGAGGCGACGATCGCGCCGCTTGCCGAGCCCGCGCCGCGGGGAACCGTCGAGCTGACCTTCGACGCCGAGGCGGCTGGAACCGGTGGCGGGGATCTGGGTGCCTTCCTGCGCGCCCGCGTCGGCAAACCGGAGGGACGACTGCGGGTGCGCGTGACCGGCTCCGGCCCTCACCCGTTCACGCCCGTCCGGTTGGCGGCGGGCTCGACGGTGGAGATCGTCGTCGAGCCCGCGCCTCCTGATCACCCTCCGCTCGTCTTCGTCCCGGACGCCTCGGCGACGCCCGACGCGCTCATCTCGATGGAAGGCGGCACGCTATCGATCCTCGGCGGTCGCTTCCGCATCGACCGACCGACGTCGCTCGAATCGCTGATCCGGGTGGACGACGGATCGCTGGCCCTCCGTCGTTGCGAGATCACGGCGCCCCAGGCGCTCGATCAGCCGCCGCCGCGACTCGTCGATTTCCGGGCGAGGACGACCCGCCCTCGCCCGCCGGCTCCTCACTCCCCCATCGTCGGGGCTGGCGACCGTCCGGCCTGCGTGATTTCCGAGTGCGTCCTGATCACGACCGGAGACGCCGTCCGAGCCGCGGTCGGCCGGGGGATCGTGGCGGTCTCAAGGAGCGCGATCGGAGCGCGAGGGGACGTCTTCACGCTCGAACCGGCCCCGGTGGCTCGCGCTCGTTTCGACGCCGATTTGACCATCTACCATTCCACGATCGCGACCGCTCGGACGGCCGTTCGAGTCGTCGATTGGCCCGGCGAGGCTCCGGGGCCCGACCGGCCCTGGCTCGTCACCAGCACGCATACGGCCTACGTCGACCTCTCGCCCGAGCGTTCGTCCCGAGAAAGCGTCCTCTGCCGAGCCGACGCCGAGGCGTTCGCCCAGGGTCAATTCTTCTGGCGCCAGCGCTACGACGCGATCGAACTCGCCGCATTCGCGGCGGCCGGCGAGGCCCCACCGCCGAACCGCATCCGGGACGTCGCCGCCCAGTGGGCCGATCTCTGGGGCGATTGCAACGTCGACGACGTCGCCGGCCCCCACCCCGGCAGCGCTTCGACGAGCGTCAGGCTTCAGAGTCGTCCTCGCCCCGGACGCCTGGAACCCTCCGATCTCACACTCGATCCGGAGCAGCACCTCGGCCGGGGAAATGAGTCCGTCGGGGCCGACCCGTCCGTCTTCGTTCTCGACCGCCGCTCAGGCCAACCCCATCGTCGTCGCTGA
- a CDS encoding FG-GAP-like repeat-containing protein, which translates to MRLPSRITRLLLLAGLLGISGCGRESPPPVAPPPAVAAPLKDEIPAEKLDAVATAHLRGLGLMEQYEYRKAAEDFREVRRLAPGWTPGAVNLAIALLNDSGAQAEQSKGGEKPQSNFDEALGLLDEVLKTKPDDPRALFCKGIILAQQGQAAEAHPLFLKATEIDPLDAASWLWAANTLTNAEDPSRPTGPAEAPRKIELLNKALAIDPHLASALYPLAFAYRMAGQPDKQREILERWKQLDPDRPGPVPGVGNVVETSYGEMGRYGSIVNPPGLSTIGRVEPKGMMSETTSPQFDLPRPLNVTLPEGARWVKPDDFTGDRAVIDRVRRRFGAAVVPFDADGDGRTDLFLASAVVGPKGPRDALLLNKGEGRFEDASAAFGLPEDRASTGAAAADFDADRRIDLYLTGLGDRLLRNKDGKTFEDLTSMLKPPAPAALSLTARWLDLDQDGDLDLYVVNYTTADRAGDAFADDDKTPPPGVPNSAYRNDGKPPAIAGKPEPSWTPLATADNVQTTAGLSLALVPWTGQDDLLGGIARHTGLAFADFDGDRDLDLILASDDGPLSAVLNERLGRFRASPLQGVDSSIRLSSLLTFDVDNDGRPDLAGPTADGPPRIWRNVTPRADARTLSLAFEETPAPIVAVYPRLPLATVHRSLIAADLDLDGWFDLLGLDARGQGVTPEGFGQALANPAGRPPPTYSRPPAPWIRNPNAARTTSIPMGEDLLAEGLALVDLDGDALPDVLTTTPGAAPVWSRRGDGGARWLALDLSGRWRVQPELMRTNPHGIGARVVVQARGIDAVYDHTTPSAALGSAPGPVVIGLKGNSAADVVHVRWPDGVMQAELNVAADQKVELAERNRKTGSCPVLFTWNGERFVCLGDFLGGGGLGYLVAPGVYGQPDRDEAVAIGEDQLKAEHGVIRLSITEPMDEVAYLDHLTLEVVDRPPGVSVALDERFAPTGPRPTGELRAWRTAVEPVRATDLKGVDQTETLKAWDRKTVDGFARLAGWTGYAEEHGIVLDFGDRLAGYGPHDRLSLCLAGWVEYPYSQTNYAAATAGVVLTPPTIERLGEDGSWHVIEPHAGYPAGLPRMTTLDLTGKLTGPRCVLRIRTNMECYYDQAFIAVRDADAEKALRTTRLPVARAILGARGYTREVSPDGRLPLLYDYAHVDPAPLARMSGTLTRFGDVADLLRADDDRLCVVGPGDEARVEFTADGLPALPEGWRRSYVLRSVGYCKDADPFTAGSDDVGPLPWKGMPDYPFADPKASRPLDTAYSEYLRTYQTRPAGGPRGDSR; encoded by the coding sequence ATGCGCCTGCCATCGCGTATCACGCGACTTCTCCTCCTGGCCGGCCTCCTTGGAATCTCCGGCTGCGGCCGCGAGTCGCCCCCACCCGTCGCGCCGCCGCCGGCCGTGGCGGCCCCACTCAAGGACGAAATTCCCGCGGAGAAACTCGACGCCGTCGCCACCGCGCACCTCCGCGGTCTCGGCCTCATGGAGCAGTACGAGTACCGAAAGGCGGCCGAGGACTTCCGCGAGGTCCGCCGTCTCGCCCCCGGCTGGACGCCTGGCGCGGTGAACCTGGCGATCGCCCTCTTGAACGACAGCGGCGCGCAGGCTGAGCAATCGAAGGGCGGCGAGAAACCGCAGTCCAATTTCGACGAGGCTCTCGGCCTGCTGGACGAGGTCCTCAAGACGAAGCCCGACGACCCCCGGGCCCTCTTCTGCAAAGGGATCATCCTGGCTCAGCAAGGCCAGGCGGCCGAGGCCCACCCGCTCTTCCTCAAGGCGACGGAGATCGACCCGCTCGACGCCGCGTCCTGGCTCTGGGCGGCCAACACCCTGACGAACGCCGAGGATCCCTCGCGTCCCACCGGCCCGGCCGAAGCCCCGCGGAAAATCGAGCTGCTGAACAAGGCCCTGGCCATCGACCCACACCTGGCCTCGGCCCTCTACCCCCTGGCCTTCGCCTACCGGATGGCCGGCCAACCTGACAAGCAGCGCGAGATCCTCGAACGCTGGAAGCAACTCGACCCCGACCGCCCCGGCCCCGTCCCCGGCGTTGGGAACGTCGTCGAGACCTCCTACGGCGAGATGGGCCGATACGGCTCGATCGTCAATCCGCCGGGCCTGTCGACCATCGGCCGCGTCGAGCCGAAGGGCATGATGAGCGAGACGACCTCGCCGCAATTCGACCTCCCGAGACCGCTCAACGTGACCTTGCCCGAGGGCGCCCGTTGGGTGAAGCCCGATGACTTCACCGGCGACAGGGCCGTAATCGACCGCGTCCGCCGCCGCTTCGGCGCGGCCGTCGTCCCGTTCGACGCCGACGGCGACGGCCGGACCGACCTGTTCCTCGCTTCGGCGGTCGTCGGACCGAAAGGCCCTCGGGACGCCCTGCTCCTGAACAAGGGCGAAGGCCGGTTCGAGGACGCCTCGGCCGCCTTCGGTCTCCCCGAGGACCGCGCCAGCACGGGCGCCGCCGCAGCCGACTTCGACGCCGACCGCCGCATCGACCTGTACCTGACCGGCCTGGGCGATCGCCTCCTGCGGAACAAGGACGGCAAGACCTTCGAGGACCTCACCTCGATGTTGAAGCCCCCTGCCCCCGCGGCTCTTTCGCTGACGGCCCGCTGGCTGGATCTCGACCAGGACGGCGACCTGGACCTATACGTCGTCAACTACACAACGGCCGACCGCGCCGGCGACGCCTTTGCCGACGACGACAAGACCCCTCCTCCTGGCGTCCCCAACTCAGCGTATCGCAACGACGGCAAGCCGCCGGCGATCGCCGGCAAGCCCGAGCCCTCCTGGACGCCGCTGGCCACCGCCGACAACGTCCAGACAACCGCCGGCCTCTCGTTGGCCCTTGTCCCCTGGACGGGCCAGGACGACCTGCTCGGCGGGATCGCCCGCCATACCGGGCTGGCCTTCGCCGACTTCGACGGGGACCGCGATCTGGACCTGATCCTCGCGTCCGACGACGGCCCGCTCTCGGCGGTTCTCAACGAGCGGCTCGGAAGGTTCCGAGCGTCGCCCCTCCAGGGCGTTGATTCGAGCATCCGCCTGTCGTCGCTGCTGACCTTCGACGTCGACAACGACGGCCGCCCCGACCTGGCTGGCCCGACCGCCGACGGTCCGCCTCGGATCTGGCGCAACGTCACCCCACGAGCCGACGCCCGGACGCTCTCGCTGGCATTCGAGGAGACACCCGCTCCGATTGTCGCCGTCTACCCTCGCCTGCCGCTCGCCACCGTCCATCGCTCGCTCATCGCCGCCGACCTCGATCTCGACGGCTGGTTCGACCTGCTGGGCCTCGATGCGCGGGGACAAGGCGTGACGCCGGAGGGGTTCGGACAGGCCCTTGCGAACCCCGCCGGTCGCCCCCCTCCGACCTACTCCCGGCCGCCGGCCCCCTGGATCCGAAACCCAAACGCGGCGCGGACGACCTCGATCCCGATGGGCGAGGATCTGCTCGCCGAGGGGCTGGCCCTCGTCGACCTCGACGGCGACGCCCTTCCGGACGTTCTCACGACCACGCCTGGCGCGGCCCCCGTCTGGTCTCGCCGCGGTGACGGCGGCGCACGTTGGCTAGCCCTGGACCTCTCCGGCCGCTGGCGGGTCCAACCGGAGTTGATGCGGACGAACCCGCACGGGATCGGGGCCCGGGTCGTGGTTCAGGCCCGAGGGATCGACGCAGTCTACGACCACACCACGCCGTCGGCCGCGCTCGGTTCGGCTCCAGGGCCGGTGGTGATCGGGCTCAAGGGGAACTCGGCGGCTGACGTCGTCCACGTCCGCTGGCCGGACGGCGTGATGCAGGCCGAGCTGAACGTGGCCGCCGACCAGAAGGTGGAGCTGGCCGAGCGGAACCGCAAGACCGGGAGCTGCCCGGTACTTTTCACGTGGAACGGTGAGCGGTTCGTTTGCCTGGGCGACTTCCTGGGGGGCGGCGGCCTGGGGTATCTCGTCGCTCCTGGGGTCTACGGCCAGCCGGATCGAGATGAGGCCGTGGCCATCGGCGAGGATCAACTGAAGGCCGAGCACGGCGTCATCCGGCTCTCGATCACCGAGCCGATGGACGAGGTCGCGTACCTGGACCACCTCACGCTGGAGGTCGTCGACCGACCGCCGGGCGTCTCGGTGGCCCTCGACGAACGGTTCGCCCCGACAGGCCCACGGCCGACGGGCGAGCTTCGTGCCTGGCGGACGGCCGTCGAGCCCGTCCGCGCCACGGACCTGAAAGGCGTCGACCAGACCGAAACCCTCAAGGCCTGGGACCGCAAAACCGTCGACGGCTTCGCCAGACTCGCCGGCTGGACGGGCTACGCGGAGGAACACGGGATCGTCCTGGACTTCGGCGACCGCCTCGCCGGCTACGGCCCCCACGACCGACTGTCGCTCTGCCTGGCGGGCTGGGTCGAGTATCCATACTCCCAGACCAACTACGCCGCCGCGACGGCCGGCGTCGTGCTGACGCCGCCGACGATCGAGCGGCTCGGCGAGGACGGTTCCTGGCACGTCATCGAGCCCCACGCCGGCTATCCCGCCGGGCTGCCGAGGATGACGACGCTCGACCTGACCGGGAAGCTCACAGGCCCGCGCTGCGTGCTGCGGATCCGGACAAATATGGAGTGCTACTACGACCAGGCTTTCATCGCCGTCCGTGACGCCGACGCCGAGAAGGCCCTGCGGACGACTCGGCTCCCGGTCGCCAGAGCTATCCTTGGGGCTCGGGGATACACTCGCGAGGTCTCGCCCGACGGCCGCCTGCCATTGCTGTACGATTACGCCCACGTCGACCCGGCTCCGCTGGCTCGGATGTCCGGAACGCTGACGCGGTTCGGCGACGTCGCCGATCTGCTGCGAGCCGACGACGATCGGCTCTGCGTGGTCGGCCCCGGCGACGAGGCTCGCGTCGAGTTCACAGCCGACGGCCTCCCCGCGCTCCCGGAAGGCTGGCGGCGGAGTTACGTCCTGCGGAGCGTCGGCTACTGCAAGGACGCCGACCCGTTCACGGCCGGCAGCGACGACGTGGGGCCGCTTCCGTGGAAAGGGATGCCCGACTATCCCTTCGCCGACCCGAAGGCGTCGCGGCCGTTGGACACGGCTTACTCGGAGTACCTCCGGACCTATCAGACCCGGCCGGCTGGCGGTCCTCGGGGCGACTCGCGCTGA